One Ranitomeya imitator isolate aRanImi1 chromosome 4, aRanImi1.pri, whole genome shotgun sequence genomic window, AGGGGAGTACATTGCCGTCCACCCACCTTTATCTGACGATCACCGGGTGTATACAGCTGGACTCACTACAATCAGCTTATCTCCTGGCCAACATCATATTCTACGTCATTCTTATGGCGAGATATTCACATTAAATTTGTTTTAGAACTTTCAGAACAGTAAACACTAACTTTGTTCTTGGCGTAAAACTTTTTTTTCGACCTGAACTTTTTCCTGTGCAACTTTATCTACTTATTGTAACTTTCATATTCTCCATTGGCTAAGACACTAGGGACTCCTCAGTCTACAACCGAGATATCTCCCAGAAGTTATTCTACTTTGCATCTTGCctttatattatatataaatatccATAAATAAATCCTCACATTTATGTATCTCAAGCCGACAACGCTGCTGTCTAATTTTATCATCAATCTTATCAAAGAACCGGGACCAAGAAGAAATATTAATCTGAAAATGAATGACAAGAACAAAGAAATATCTAATGTGAGTAACATctgcaaaaaaaagaaataaagattATAACCAAATGTGTGATCCTTTATAATCAATATACAAGATATGTGAAATGGcgaaggattattattattattataattatatcaTTTATATTTATCTAGCATTTGTCATTTTGTTATTCCAGAAGATTTGGTTTACCCTTATATTTTCTTTTACATAGTTTCGTAATTTTATTTGATATGTTACATCTATTATTATAAAATGTGAGCATTTTCTTACAACTCAATAAAAGGATAATCAGTTTTGGGAAACAAAAGATGTAATAtttgtaatatgatttttttttaatatgatgCTTTCTTGTTGTACTCATTTAATACTTTGGGATTAAGGAGAGAAAACAAATAATGTATTCCCAGTTTGGTGATTCCTGAATGTCAGTAGtgatacaggagcttctcacaaaattagaataccatcaataAGTGATTTtaattaagttcttcaatacaaaaagtgaaactcgtatattatatagagtcattacacacagagtgatctatttcacgtgtttatttctgttaatgttgatgattgtggtttgcagccaatgaaaacccaaaagtcatcatctcagtaaattagaataaataataaaaaacgcCTGCAAAGTATTTAAAATGGTCCGTTAGTCTGCTTTAttgggctccacaatcatggggaagactgctgacttgacagatgtccagaaggcatcaTTGACAAGGAAGGTAAGCCCTATGTGATGTGAAGTGTAGAGCTTTATAACTTGACTTGTAAAACAGTAGTGTAGACAAatatattatgtattattatattatatgaTATCTAATCACCTtttaaatggctgctgcattccctgcttaggattttatacaggctatgatagtataGTACATCAAATCAGGAGAGACTAAGTGATGAAATAGCTGTAAGACATTATGGGAAAGCCTATGCTGTCAGGCCATGAGGTCCTATTAACCTTCTGTGGCTAATGCAATCATCATCAATGTTTATTGTTATTTTGAATTCCCCGAAACCCTGCAAATTTCATAAAATTTACTTGATTTTGATTTTGCATGAAATTGATTTGATGATCTTTAGGTAGCATGCATAGTATAGCAACATTTGTGTTTAATATACTAAATGCTGATAACATGGTCATGCTCAGAGATTTATTCCTCCCCAAAAATAAGCTTTTCTGCAATCAATGAAATAGGGGTTAACTTCCTAATTGCTAGTCTAACTGCTGGAACCCCCAACAATCTTGAGATCGGTATCTGGAACCCCAAGATTTTGGCTCTTCAGCTTCCTCCtgggttattattatttttatagcgccatttattccatggcactttacatgtgaataggggtatgcttaaaaacaagtacaataatcatgaacaacACAAGTGACCGACTGGTACAGGAGCAGAggacctgcccatgagggctcacgagTCTACGAGgcatggatgaggatacagtaggtgaggatagagctggtcatgcagcagttggtggatctgtggttactgcaggttgtaagcttgtcggaagaggtgggtcttcaggtttgtTTGAAGGTTTttacggtaggtgagagtctgatatgttggagtagagagttccagagtagaagACATGCAGGGGAGAAATCTTGAATGCGATTTGAGAAAATGAtatgagaggagtagagaaggagaagttccgaggatcggaggttgcatgcaggtaagttccAGGAGACCAAGTCCCTGACGTATGGAGGAGACTTGTTGtgcatggctttgtatgtcagtgttagGGAATGGAACTGAGTTGGGCATACTTGGCTGCGTGACCACTTATTGTCAATGTGACTGCTGGAGAAAGAGGACTAGAGCAGTCAAGATTCTCTAGCAGTCCTTTAGAAATTGAGTGGTGTGGACGTTAATCATGCACACTTCTGCTGGATTCAAGTCGAAGCCTATGAGGTCTGATCACGCGATTCCAGAGCCCCGATCTCATGAATGCTGTGGATCTCAGCAGTTAGAGCCTCAACAATGAGGAAGTGATCTCCTAGCCTAAGAAAGTATATTAACTTTGTTATTATTTTTCAAATTACCCCTAAATAGGATGAGTCACCACTGTAGACAAGAATATTTTCAAAAAAACATATTTATTTTATAATAAATAAAAAGTTTATAACATCTTTTCTTTGTCTTATTATAGTGTCGTTCCCCTTTTCACCACTTCTAAAATGTAATTTTTGGAAAGTGTGTTTTCCATGTAGTCTGAAATTCTTACAATGTCAGCGCTAATTCGATAGCCAGAGTTTGTGGACACAGTCACAATGATTAACACCCACATGTTAATTGATTCACACATTTCTAGGAAGATTATCAGGGAAACTGCACAATGTAGCAATCTCAGAAATTCTATAGAAGTTTATATTAAATCAGCGATATCCAGAAAGCTGTCAGGTCCACTTTAATATTTAATTCATTTTGTTAACATAGCACCAACATATCATTTTGGCATAATTTAGCTGTTTTGCAGTGAAGTGAGGAATGGGCCGAAATTCGTACAAGTCAAAGTGCAGGATTATTCCACAATTCCCAGAAATGTTTAGATACAGTTATTGCTGCATAAATCACACTCGTTATTTGGATTATTTTTGCACACTTAAAATTGACAAAATCCAATACATCATACTCATTTGCTTTAGGTTCTTTTACATCTGCCTTTAGGACTTCTGCGAAAATCTGATGTAGTCTTAGGTCAAATTCAATAAGTTATTGTACTCTGCACAATAAGTGTTATAATTTTCATTATGGAGCAGGTCATATATTGAGGCCACTCTTAGTCTTGGGTCCTACTATAAGTGTCATTACTTTTCTGGTCTAAATGCAGGAGAACAACAGGACGGTGGTCAAGGAATTTTACATCTTAGGATTTCAAGTCAGTCAAAATTTGAGAATTTTACTGTTCTCTCTGTTTTTTGTTGTTTATTGTCTGATATTATGTGGGAATCTCCTGATCGTCACCCTGGTGTCCACCAGCAAGAACCTCCACACTCCAATGTACTACTTCATCTCACAATTGTCCGTCAGTGACATCTTGTTGACCTCAGATATCGTTCCGAACATGCTCCATGTTTTACTGAATAGTTGGAGTGCCATTACTTTTACTGGATGTATCACTCAGTTTTATTTCTTCTGCTCCTCAGTTGTTTTTGAATGTTTTCTTCTCGCCTTAATGTCTTTCGACAGATACGTGGCCATCTGTAACCCCCTCCGTTATGCCTCTATAATGACAAACCATCATTGTGCGATACTGGCCATATGCTGTTGGGTGTTTGGATTTTCTATTACTTTAATTTATGTCATAACAACAGCAATGCTGAACTTTTGTGGTCCAAAAGTCATTAACCATTTATTCTGTGACCTTGATCCCTTATTAGAACTTTCCTGTTCTGAAACCTTCGTAGTAAATTTAGAGATTTATTTAGTAAGCATTCCAATTGTAATTATTCCAACTGTAGTAATTGTAGCATCTTATACCTACATTGTTGTCACAGTGTTAAAGATTCCATCCAAAACCGGCagacagaaagccttctccacctgctgCTCCCACCTCACTGTGGTCTCCATATTCTACGGGACTTTATTTGGTGTTTACGTTGTCCCAACAAAAGGCCGAACACTCACGACGAGGAAGATCCTCTCGCTGCTATATACTGTGCTAACTCCTTTGGTCAACCCAATTATATATAGTTTGAGAAACGAAGACATTAAAAAAGCCGTACAACAATTTATTCATAAGCAAAAGCCCTGGAAAATGAACCAAAATATTCGAAACAGATAATCcatgaaagtaaaaaatatttGGTGAACACCCATAAACCATAATCATTATTTGATAAGGTATTTGAAAAAATATTCTCCTTTATTTACCTTGGTTCATGTTATGTGGTTGAAGAACCTCTTTCTTTAGTAAGGCAGATGCAAGGATGAATCAGTGGTAGTCAAGGACACATCAAAGTATTAAAATGAGATAAAGGGATACGTTCCTTACACCAATGTCTATAAGAAGTTAGTAGGTGATCCAAACTTTAGAATTCATAATAAAAATGGAAAGGTTGCTCTGACTGTGAGATATGGAGATCCTAGAGATTATCAATAGTAGAGAGAAAGCACTGGCACACTAGTGAGTTTTTaaaccctttacccccgagggtggtttgcccgTTAATGATCAGGCCAGTTCTTACTATTCTGACCATTGTCCATTTaagtggtaataattctggaacgctacaacggatcctggtgattctgacatagttttttcgtgacatattgtccttaatgtttttggtaaaatttctttgatatgaattGCATTTATGTgtgtaaaaaacggaaatttggtgaacattttgaaattttcaaactttgaatttttatccccttaaatcagagaaatatgtcacacaaaatagttccaatataacatttccaacatgtctatggAACATttgtacaattaaaaaaaaaaaaaaaaaacatttttttttgctaagaagttataagggttaaaagttgaccagcgatttctcatttttacaacaaaatgtaccaaaccatttttttagggaccacctcacaattgaaatcactttgaggggtctatatggcagaaaatatccaaaagtgacaccattctaaaaactgcacccctcaagctgatcaaaactacattcaagaagtttattcacaagaattaatgaaatgtgaaaggaaaaaatgaacatttaacttttttacagtaAAAAGTTagactacttttttttattttcacaaggttaacaggaaaaaatgaaccccaaagttTGTAATGCAATTACTCTTAAACATGccaatacccaatatatggggaaaatccactgtttaggggcatggcagagctcggaagggaaggagcaccgtttgactttttcaactcaaAATTGGCAGGCATTtaaatcggatgccatgtcgcgattggagtggacacccccccacaagtgaccacattttggaaatgattccctccaaagaacttatctagatgtttggtg contains:
- the LOC138674853 gene encoding olfactory receptor 1500-like; translated protein: MNDKNKEISNENNRTVVKEFYILGFQVSQNLRILLFSLFFVVYCLILCGNLLIVTLVSTSKNLHTPMYYFISQLSVSDILLTSDIVPNMLHVLLNSWSAITFTGCITQFYFFCSSVVFECFLLALMSFDRYVAICNPLRYASIMTNHHCAILAICCWVFGFSITLIYVITTAMLNFCGPKVINHLFCDLDPLLELSCSETFVVNLEIYLVSIPIVIIPTVVIVASYTYIVVTVLKIPSKTGRQKAFSTCCSHLTVVSIFYGTLFGVYVVPTKGRTLTTRKILSLLYTVLTPLVNPIIYSLRNEDIKKAVQQFIHKQKPWKMNQNIRNR